CGCCGCGGCGGCGGCGACGGTCGACTGGACCACTCCGGCCAGCCCGAACGCGATGCCGTAGCCGAAGAGCAGGTCGAGTTTGCCCAGCGGGGTGGTGAGCAGTCGTTCCAGCGTCCCGCTGGTGCGTTCGCGGAGCATCGCGATGCTGGTCACCAGGAACATGATGATGAACGGGAAGAAGCCCAGCATCACCAGGGCGACCCGGTCGAAGGGGGCCGGCCGGCCGGGCGGGGCGGGCTGGTCGGCGTACATGTAGTAGACCAGGGTGAGCAGCACCGTCGGCACCACCACCAGCAGCGCCACGGTGCGCCGGTCGTGCCGGAGCTGGCGCAGGATCCGCCCGGTGGTGGCGGCCAGGATGGTCGGGTTCACGCCGCCTCCCCGGTGGTCGACGGGTCGGTCTCGCCGGCCCGGATCAGCCGCAGGAACGCCTCTTCCAGGTCGTCGACCCCGGTCGCGGCGCGCACCGCGTCCGGGGTGTCGTCGGCGATCAGTCGGCCGTGGCGGATGAGCAGCAGCCGGTCGCAGCGGGCCGCCTCGTCCATCACGTGGCTGGAGACCAGCAGGGTGGTCCCGGTGGCGGCGAGGGCGTGGAACCGGGCCCACAGGTCGGCCCGCAGCACCGGGTCCTGCCCCACCGTGGGTTCGTCGAGGACGATGAGTTCCGGTTCGCCGACCAGCGCGCAGGCCAGTGAGGCACGGCTGCGTTGCCCGCCGGAGAGGGTGCCGACCAGTTGGCCGGCGGCGGCGGCCAGGCCGACGTCGGCGACCGCCCGGTCGGCGTCGGCGGCGGCGCGTCCCTGGAGGGCGGCGAAGTACCGGGCGTTCTCCCGGACGGTCAGGTCGGCGTAGACGCTGGGCGCCTGGGTGAGGTAGCCGACCCGGTGGCGCAGGTCGGCCGCGCCGGCCGGACGGCCCAGCACGGTGACCGTGCCCGAGCTGATGGTCTGCACCCCGACCACGGCCCGCATCAGGGTGGTCTTGCCGCTGCCGCTGGGGCCGAGCAGTCCGGTGACCGCGCCCTGCGGCACCGTGCAGTCGATGCCGTCCAGCACCCGCCGCCGGCCCCGGTCGACGACCAGGTCGCGGACGGCGATGGCGTCGTCCATCGCGCCTCCCTCTGTAATTCATCGGTTGTTGAACTCAACGGTAGATGAATTACTCGTCGTTCCGCAACGGCCTGTCACCGACCCGTCCCGGTGGCCGGTACGCCGGTGGGGGTGCCGCCGGCAGTACCCGACACGCCGGTGCCGCGGTCGGAGCCGGGTCGGCGGATCGGGCGCTAGCCTTCGGACCAGGGCATCAACCTTCGGATCGGGCGCTAGCCTTCCGACCGGACAGGTGGTCCGCCTTCGGGCATTGCGCGCTGATCGGACGTGCGGCACGATGGCGCGGTGGATCACGCTCCGTTGCCGGAGGCCGCCTTCCTGGCCGACTGGACCGACCGGCTGCGGGCGTCCGCCGACCGTCCCGTGGTCGGCATCCTGCTGCGCGGCAGCCATGCCCGGGGCGCCGCCACCGCGTACAGCGACGTCGATCTCGACGTCCTGGTCACCGCGACCGCCGCGCCCACCCCGCCGTACGACGCCCGGCGGGCCTACCTGGCCGAGGTCGACGGGCGCATCGTGCACGTCTCGGTGGCCGCCCGGGACGTCCGCACCTGGGTCGACCGGCTCGGCGAGCCGGCCGAGTGGGCGTTCGGGCTGCCGGTGACGACCCCCGCCCGGCTGCTCTGGGCCGATCCGACCTGGCGGCCCCGGATCGACCTGCCGGTGCTCTGCCAGCCCGCCGACCAGCCCCGCCTGGAGGAGTTCGTCGCCACCCTCGGCAAGGTGGCGGGGGCCTGGGCCGCCGCCGACCCGCTCGGCGTCCGGCTGGCCGCCGCCGACCTGGCCCGGCTCTGCCCGTGCGTGCTACGGCTGGCCAACCCGGGGGTACGGGTGGCGTCCCGGCTGGTCGCCTTCGCCGCCGCCCTGGACCTGCCGGTCGCGCCGCCCGGCTACCGCGACGACATGCTCCGTTGCCTGGGGATCCGCCCCGGCGGCGTCGCCGAGGTCGCCGCCGCCGCGACCCGGCTGGTGGCCGGGGTGCTCCCGCTGGTCCGCCCGTACGCCGACCGGATCGCCGAGACGGCCGGCCCGGACCTCGCCCTGGCCCTGGGCGACGGCCGGCTGGACCGGTACGTCGCCCAGCTGTCCCGGGCGGTCGGGGACGGGGCGCAGGTGCCCGCGCCGCGTGCGGGACAATCGGTAACTGTGCCCGTACCTGACTCCGCTCCCAGCGCCGGTGGATCCGCCGGCGCGGTCCGCCCGTCCCGTCTCGACCCGGCCATCGCCGCCCGGCTGCGCCGCACCCCGGACGGCCTGGTCGCCGCGGTCGTGCGCCAGCACGACACCGGCGAGGTGCTGATGGTCGCCTGGATGGACGACGAGGCGCTGCACCGCACCCTCACCACCGGCCGGGCCACCTACTGGTCGCGCAGCCGCCGGGAGTACTGGGTCAAGGGCGCCACCTCCGGCCACCACCAGTACGTCCGCTCGGTGGCGCTGGACTGCGACGGCGACGCGGTGCTGGTCGGCGTGGACCAGGTCGGCGCGGCCTGCCACACCGGCGAGCGCACCTGCTTCTTCACCGAACTCCCGGTCACCACCCAGGGGGCGATCTCATGACCGACGGTGCGCTCAGCCCGGATCTGCCGACGTTCGTCGAGGCGGCGGCCCGGTGGCGGGTGGTGCCGGTGACCCGGCGGCTGCTGGCCGACGCGGAGACCCCGGTCGGGGTCTACCGCAAGCTGGCCGGCGGGCCGGGCACCTTCCTGCTGGAGTCCGCCGAGCAGGGCGTCGGCTCGGCCGGGATGGCCTGGTCGCGGTACTCGTTCATCGGGGTGCGCAGCAGCGCG
Above is a window of Micromonospora rifamycinica DNA encoding:
- a CDS encoding ABC transporter ATP-binding protein produces the protein MDDAIAVRDLVVDRGRRRVLDGIDCTVPQGAVTGLLGPSGSGKTTLMRAVVGVQTISSGTVTVLGRPAGAADLRHRVGYLTQAPSVYADLTVRENARYFAALQGRAAADADRAVADVGLAAAAGQLVGTLSGGQRSRASLACALVGEPELIVLDEPTVGQDPVLRADLWARFHALAATGTTLLVSSHVMDEAARCDRLLLIRHGRLIADDTPDAVRAATGVDDLEEAFLRLIRAGETDPSTTGEAA
- the hisI gene encoding phosphoribosyl-AMP cyclohydrolase yields the protein MPAPRAGQSVTVPVPDSAPSAGGSAGAVRPSRLDPAIAARLRRTPDGLVAAVVRQHDTGEVLMVAWMDDEALHRTLTTGRATYWSRSRREYWVKGATSGHHQYVRSVALDCDGDAVLVGVDQVGAACHTGERTCFFTELPVTTQGAIS